The Oncorhynchus kisutch isolate 150728-3 linkage group LG14, Okis_V2, whole genome shotgun sequence genomic sequence GATCTGCTCTAAGTCACCTTTGAGTCACCCATTTGTACCTTATTACTGCCTGCTGCATCaggacacagtagagagagagagaaaccaagcAATGGAAAATCCAATATTACAGTAAAGAGCAACCATACATGAGACCCTCAACTGGAAACCtgattaaaaatgtttttttcccaagcaagcctctctctctctccctccatcccgcttcctctctctccctctctctgctggagCAGCCACAGGCCGGGCTGTGTTGGCCCGGGTTCTGCGGTTCCAAGTCAGCCATAGATAAGCCTGATCACTGTTCCCTCTTACTGCCTCTCTGgacgggaggggggagagagagagggaggagagagagagagggagaggtggagggcaAGTGGAGTGTAAGTGGAGAGGGAGAGTTAAGGGAATGGAGGGTAGCTTTGGAGAGGTAGGGGGTGGCAAGGGGGATGAAAAGGGGTCCCAGCATAGAAGGAGGGGGGGAtaagggagagcagagggaggaatggagagggtaCAGGGGTTAAAGAGTGCACTGCTTTCTTGAGGCCACCCACAGAACTCCCTGACAATGGCCATCTGTCTGCCCAACAAGACCACTCTCACTACCAACCTCTCgggggtgaggggagagggagggagggagggggatatgatgagaggtgaggagaaaggaggggttGAAACCTGATTTAGTTATTTATTtccaaatgtgtttttttatatatataaatggaAGTCTTGTGAGCTACATTTCGCTGCCGCTGCGATTCATATCGAAATGGGGCAGTTTATTAACCAAACATGTTATCTGGAATAGAGGGTTCATTCATCAGTGTTTTTAACCATGCCTGGGCTGGTTCTGGGCAGTGGGGCTGAGGAGCATCGCCTCATCCTCGGAGAAGGTGACAGCCTAATGTGGAGATTCATCATGGCTGACTTTAAGAGAATGACTCTTGAATTCTTTCACTATCACACGCCtccctgactggctggctgcttgcctgcctgcctccctccttgcctggctgcttgcctgcctgcctccctccttgCCTGCCTGGTTGCCTGCCTGATTGAAAAAATGTATTGTGCTCACTGGGATGCAGCATAAGGGGCAGACCTGTGTTGTTGTTCCTCTTCTTGTTGTTCTTGAGACTACGGCGGCTGCTGCTGGTGGCTGAGCTATGTTCGCTCAGAGAGTCCTGAGCAGAGGAGGTGCTTCCTGTGGCCTCGCTGTCCCTCAGCATGCTCTCGTAGCCACTGCTGGCCCCGCTGTGGTAGAACAGGGCTGTCTTCCCCATGGCCGGGGGCAGCTCCCCACTcagaacactactgttgtcacTGGCATGGCCGCTGCTGCAGCGCTGGGGCCGCTTGGGGGCTGTGATCTTACTGTAGGGAGACGGCAGAGTGTGGACCAtcactggtctctcctctccctgtgccCCTCCACCACCTGCTCCACCTCCACTTCCTCCGgcacccctctcctccacagcTTCGGAGCCTCCTCCTCGGTTGTGACTGGTGGATCGAGAGCCTCCGTTGCCCTGAAGCAGCTCGGAGATGCGTCCGTTGGCGGCTCTCAGAGGCAGCTTGGCGGCCAGGCCTCCCCCTCGGCTGCGACTCAGAGACTGGGTGGCCCAGGAGCCAGAGCTGGGTTCCTTGTTTTGTCCCAGGGCCTGGCTGGAGGTCTGAccctggggctggggctgggtctTGCCGTTGGGAGGCAAGCTGGAGCTGCGGTTGACAGACTGGGGAAGAGACTTGGTAGAGAAGCTGAGTGTCTTGGTGCTGGAGGCCGAAAGGCTGCGGGTCTTAGGGCTGGCCATCAGCAGCTTGCTGACCGCTGAGATCTTCGACTGGCTCGACTTGGGCGACTTGGGAGCACTGCCGGGGCTGTTACCAGAACCGTTTCCATTAGGGGAGGAGGATGACACTGAGCCACAGCGGATGCTACGTCCGGGATGGGGCATATTgcagtcccccctcccccctccggcTGCCCCCTTCCAGCCCAGAGAGCTGaggctctcccccctctccaggGAGAGGCAGTCGTAGTGGGGGCCAAGAGAGCTGTGACCTCCATGGGACCGCCCCAGAGAGTTGGTTCTGTTAGCCAGTTGCTCTAGTTTAGCACTGAACAACCTACTGCTCTCCACATTAGACCCCTTCTGTTTCCCTCCTCCAAGCCCATCTAGGTCCTCCGGGGTGCTCCCCAGGAAGGAGAGGCCATGGATGGGTGCGTGCAGGGGGCTGAGGGGGCCTCCTGCCCGGTTCTTCTGGTCCAGACTGGACTTGCGTACTGGTGGCAGCGGTGGGATCCCTTTCTGACGGGAGAACAGGCCTTGTCTCCCGGACGACCCCCGTCGGTCCAGTGTTGCCCTCGGACTACAGGGGGTGGAGGTGGTGACCCCTAGGCCCCGAGACTCCCCCCCTGCCCCTCCTCCATTAGCGCCGTAGCGGAGTGAGTCCTCGTCCAGGCCGTCGTGGCGGTTGATCCGGTGCCAGCCGcggggcagactggcggtgcgcAGGATGTCGGCAGAGTAGACGGGAGTCATCAGACACTCTCCAGGGCTGACCAGCACCATCTCACAGCCGTCCACCACCCTCTTACAGGAGTCTGGAGAGGAGACGGTCTCACCGCTGCTGGAGCTGCAACGGTCCCCTCCGTAGCCACTGTCCACCCTGCTGGCCCTGTCACCCTGGGTCTTAGCTGTGTCTGTCTTGACTGGTGGCTCCACCACCCTCTTCTCCGGCTTCACCTCACACACCAGCTCCTTAGGCCTCACATCGCCTCCATCTCTCTTCATCCAGGGGTCGTCGAAGCTGAGATCGCTGGACATGGAGGCCAGGACCAGGGCTTGGGCTAGGGCAGGCTTGGCTGGGTCCTTGGACAACAGGTGAGTCTTGGTAGGGGAGGACAGTATAGTGGGCTCCTGTATAACCATGGGTTTGACGGCCACACAGGGGTGGACTGTGATGTTGGTCTTGAAGGGGATGAAGTTGCTGGAGGCCCCCAGGGTCTGGATGTTGGAGACGGTGATGTTGGTCTTACCCATGGAGGGAGACAGTCTCTTCAgcctctctttagtcagggtgctCTTCTCCTTCCCCGTTCCTTTCTCATCTCCACACAACACTACGTCGCTGTCAGGAGTCTTCCTTCCTCTAGAACCCAGGGACACCTCATCTTGCTCCTCTGCCCCAGAGAGAGGCACCTGTGGGGGGTATAGCTCGGCCAGAGCCTCCCCATGTCCATAGGACTGGCCAAAACTGTGCAGGGACTGATCCCCGTCACTCCCAGCACTCAGCTCACTCAGCCATGATGAGATGGACGACCGGCAGCTAGGCAGCACCGCCATCGCCTCTCCTTCCATGCGAAGCTTCGCCATGCTGACTTCCGCCATGGCGATCACCCCGGCAACTGAGGTGCTTTTCATTGTGACCTTTCCGGTGGTCGTAGCAATGACAGTAGTGTTGTTTCCGTAGCACTCCAGGTCATCGCTGATGCTGCTGATGATGGAGACAGGGCGGGATCCCGAGGCCAGGGCGGTGACGGAACAGTCGCTGGTGAAGCTAATGATGCTAGTGGGACGACCGCCACTCTCCAGCAGGCCCCGGACATCCAGCCCCTCCTCACACCCCAGGGTGAATACCAGCTCATCTTCCCCCAGAGAGCGAGGGTCtgctggggctggggtagaggAGGGGCTGGGGGCTAGAGCGGGAACTGGGGCTGGGGGAGGCAGAGAAAgatgggaaggagaaagagagaggatagacaaTGAAATGAAAATAtgtaaggaatgtgaaatgaatTTGCTGTACGAAACCAGTATCATAAAAAACACACTATTACGACACTATTGGCTTAAAACAAGTGATTTGAAAGCATAGTGGAAATTCACCTGATAGCTTGAGGTTTTTGAAAAACACTTGTCACAGTAATAGAATAAAGAGCCAGACTTACTGTCCCTGCGTACATCCAGAGGTATCTGAGGAACATTATCGTCACACAAGGTCTCAGCCGACCCCAGGCTGGCAGACAAGGAGTCGGTGCGCTTTAGCACCTGGGGACTCATTCTCATGGGGGAGGTCCTGGACAGGGACTCCAGCTGCAGCAGGGAATCTGTAGAGGACCTCCCACTATCTGCAGCCAGGCTGTCTGCAGTAGACAGACTCTGGCAGGACAGAGGGGGCGTTCCCGGCATCACACCCTTCTGGGTGTAGACCTTGATTATAATCATAATCATATATTGGATTTTTATAGTTATTTTCAAGGACCCACAGCTGCTTCACAACAATACTGTACACTTTCATGGAAATGCATTTTATGAGGTAAAAGTCAACCCAATAACTGTAAAATAGCACAAGCAAAGACCGTAGAGGTGTGAGAGACAGATACTGTACCTTGCAGCGCTGTGAGGGTGAGGAAGGAGGTCTGTAGTCAGAGGTCTTGGTAAGAGAGGCGATGCCCAGCCGAGGAGAACCCAGGGGGCGGGGcttaccatcactactactgccTGCGCTCAGAGACTCACGACTGTCAATCAAATAGAAAGGAAGAGAAATAAAAAAGAAATAGAAGATATTGAAAACAAAAaaccttccagagagacattaaAATTATAAGGCAGTCGATAAAACTATACAAGCTAaaggccagctgcgacagagcctgggctcgaacccagaatctctggtggcacagctagcactgcgatggggtgccttagaccactgcgccacccgggaggccctaatAAGTTATGTTTTGCGTTATTTTTCATGTGGACCCTAGGCAGAGTAGCTGTTGCTTTGTAACCACTAATGGGGACCTTAACAAACAAACAGATCTGACCTGTCATGGAGGCTGGTGCTCTTGGCCCTCTGTAGAGGGTTAGTGTTGGTGTGTCCAGCTCCACTGCTGCCCGTCACACTGCTGCTGCCGGTCAGGCTCAGACTCTCTATCATGGTCTGGGCCAGTTCTGCCTCTTCCACCACCTCCCTGATCTCCTGGAGCTGCTCGTCATTGGACATCCTCCTGGAGGTCTCTACCTCCACTCCCACCCCTCCCGTAGGCTCCGTCTCAGACCCAGGGGGGACCAGGGTGTCAGACTTGGCCCCCCTAGTAACCGGCACCTCCTCAAAGGGGAACTTGGCCACCTCTTCGCTCCCGTCGATACACTCCAGCCGCTCCTGCAGCTCGGCGAAGGTGTTGCACTTGAGACACTCCGCCCCTTCCTCTGGCACAGGGGGCAGGGGTTGGCCCAggggttggaggagagggagtgggggctGGGTTAGGGAGATGAGGGACTGTGTCGGCAGGGCAGAGggctgggtgtgtgtctgtgtaggggCAGGCTGTGGCTGGGGCTGGGAGAGTACTgtctgttgctgttgttgttgtagaGTTGGTGTAGTTGGCAGGACGCCAGACTCGGCTTTGCTCTTCAGCAGAGCAGGAATGATGGGGACAAACTCTGGCGGACCCTCGTTGTCGGTCAGCTCACGGTCCGAGATAGCACCCCCATTGGGGCCCACGTAGATGACGGTGTCGCAGGACTGCTCGCTACTGGAGTAGTCATCTGGGTCGCTGGAGAGGTGCAGCAGGGGAAGGTTGGAGTCGGCAGAGCTACGGGAGTGGAATGGTCTCAGGTGGGTGGGGCGACGCATACGACCCTCCTCACACGAACTCTCACCCCCTGACGAACTGGACGTGTATTGCTGAAGAAGAGAGGGAATGTGGATGAGAGAAACAACACATTTTGAAACAAACCAATTAGAATCTCGGTTTCATTTACtggcctgttattgtaatgctgTGTCACCAAGTTCCAGCAATACTGaaagtgttgttttttttaaactgaaatatcaaTCTGAACATTTAGAAGTTGAGCCCCAGAAGAAAGAACATGAGAAGGAGAATTCCTATATGTCATGGACCGATTATATTGATTGAATGAATGATTGAATGACTGAATGTGTCTAAATTGATAATGCCTACCATACTGACTttggtcttcttcttcttcatacGGAGGAGGCGCGAGGCGATCTGGAGGGTGGAGAGCGTGTCAGAGAAGTTGCTAGGCGACGAGGAGATGTGGGCGATCATGGTGGTCCGACAGTTCATGTTGCCCAGTGACTCTCTCAGTAGCATGGTCAGCTTACTGTCCCtggaacacatacatacacacattacatcagacacatacactaacacaggcataagcacacacacacacgtgttaaatcgtgcacacacacacacattacatcacgcacgcacacacacacatatacaaacacatactttatgtgcacacagaaacacacatgaatcTGAAGGATAATATCTATCAAACCCTTAAAATCACTGTTCACCTCCCTACCAATCAGCAATGATCTCCAGCTCGTAGCATTAGCTACGTCGGTGGTTAATCTCGCTATGGCTGGAACATGTGGGACAGTAGCTGTAGGATTGTGTGTTTATTTAacgctctccctctcctgtgtTTGTTATAGGGTTAATTGACTGTctgcctgtgtttctgtgtgtgtgtgtgtgcatgtggtgtgtgtgcatgggcatgtgtgtgtggtaggtaaCTCCTGTGAGCTGTTTGGGACCCTCAGGGCAGAATGGAGTGCAGGCTCCTCTGTGGCTCAATACCTCATGCTGCTGTCCTCCTTTTATAAAAACACAGCCCCCGGCcagcccacccacacacacacacacacacacacacacacacacacacacacacacacacacacacacacacacacacacacacacacacacacacacacacacacacacacacacacacacacacactaccccatcctTCTATCGCTTTACTTTGCCTCAACTGTCCTCAATGTtatcctcttctctttcctccctccattcctccctctcgctctctgagtCATGTCATTAGTAGTAGTTACCAGTGTCTTCGTCACATCAACGTTAGTAATTGCATCTCCCTCGCCTGACATCTCAATCAAGTCTCTTAATTCATCTCATTAAGCAGAGTAGAAATGGGAGAAACGGCTGAAAATGGAGAAGGGGGAAAAAGGTTGGAGCTGCGAGTGTTTAGGTCTAATTAAATTAAGCAGAAGGATCAGTGATTTGTGCAGAAGGGATTTTATATTCATGCACGGTGAGATCCAGTTATTTGCAACTAATGTTCCACACCTTGCAAATGGCCCCAACCTATAATTTTAtacgcatgcatgcatgtgtgtgtatttgtgtttgtatgcctcggtgtgtgtgtaatgtttacagttCTGGCATAAAGTGGTGGGGTGCTTTGCAATGTAAATGCCGAGCTCGTGATTAAATTAGAGAGTGGAGGAGCTGGGCTATCTGCACTgaaggagggaggcagagagggagggagaagagcctGCATGTTCTTGGGAAAAATGTAAATATGCACACGACTGTTTCAAAGCCTCTGTCCCCCTGCTTTCGTTTCACTCCTTTCCTCCTTGTTCTTTTCTCTGCCTCTCGTTCCTtcaaactctctctcttctcccctctctcttattcCCTCTCTCACAGTCCCACTCATTCTCTtcaggaagaaaacaaaccaaaaaaaaaaactattcctaGCGGTCTCAGGTAATAATAATGAAGCAACATTTGTTATTGTTAAATCAACCCCACAgcacctttctctctccctctgccacgccttctcttcctctctcccctctctctttctctctctccgtgcctgtctctctctctctctttctctctctccatgcctgtctctctctctccctctctgccacgccttctcttcctctctcccctctctctttctcactctctgtgcctgtctctctctcccctctctctttctctctctccgtgcctgtccctctctctccctctctgccacgccttctcttcctctctcccctctctctttctctctctccgtgcctgtccctctctctccctctctgccacgccttctcttcctctctcccctctctctctctttctctctctccgtgcctgtctctctctctctccatttcactcTCTCCAAAGCTTCAGCAGGCATTTAGCCACTCTGACCAAGGGCAGCACATGTCATTCTATACATTATTATTACACATGGTAGTTATGCAGAATTAAGTCCGGGCCGGGCCTACAGGAATTATTGTGCGCCTCGTGTGTCCAATGATCTGCATATTAAAGTGTACTATCTCATTAATATATCTACAATAATTAGCAGGTTTATTCATAGGTTTAAAGTCTACTATTAACATGACATGGGTGTGATATATTGAGTTGGATATGTAGAGATAGATATTGAGCCAGTCACCAGTGGAAGCTGACCCAAGCCCCATTTCCCCCAGTCCCAGTTAGTCACACACACTTAGGGAGGGTCATTTAGGGTATCCTACCAACCGTagtatcctatgtttcacggaatcgtggctgaatgacgacatggattttcagctagcgggatacacactgcaccggcaggatagaacagcacagtccggtaagacgagggggggggggggggggggggggtctgtgcatatttgtaaacaacagctggtgcacgaaatctaaggaagtctctagattttgctcgcctgaagcaGAGTATATTATGATAAATTGCCGGCCACattacttgcctagagagttctcagctatactttacgtggctgtttatttaccaccacagatagATGCCGGCACTaagactcagtcagctgtataaggaaataagcaaacaggaaaccactcacccagaggcggcgctcctagtggccggtgactttaatgcagggaaacttaaatcagttctacctaatctctatcaacatgttaaatgtgcaaccagagggggaaaaaattctagatcacctgtactccacacacagagacgcatacaaagctctccctcaccctccatttggtaaatccaaccacaactctatcctcgtgattcctgcttacaagcaaagatTTAAGGAGGaatcaccagtgactcggtctataaaaaaatggtcagatgaagcagatgctaaactacaggaatgctttgctagcacagactggaagaTGTCCTGGGATTCTCCCGatgacaccacatcagtcactggctttatcaataagtgcattgaggacatcGTCCCcgcagtgactgtacgtacattccccaaccagaagccatggattacagataacattcgcactgagctaaagggtatagctgccactttcaaggtgcgggactctaacccggaagcttacaagaaatcctgctatgccctgtgacgaaccatcaaacaggcaaagcatcaatacagggctaagattgaatcatactacaccagctcagacgctcgtcggatgtggcagggcttgcaaactattacagactacaaagggaagcacagccgcgagctgcccagtgacacgggcctaccagacaagctaaatcacttctatgcttgcttcgaggcaagcaacactgaggcatgcatgagagcatcagctgttccagacgactgtgtgatcacactgtccgcagctgacgtgagtaagacctttaaacaggtcaacattcacaaggctgctgggccagatggattatcaggacgtgtgctccgggcatgtgcagaccaccatagtccctgtgcccaagaacacaaaggcaacctgcctaaatgactacagacccgtggcactcacatccgtagccatgaagtgctttgaaaggctggtaatgtctcacatcaacaccattatcccagaatgcctagacccactccgatttgcataccgcccaaacagatccacagatgatgcaatctctattgcactccacactgccctttcccacctggacaaaaggaacaccaatgtgagaatgctgttcattgactacagctcagcattcaacaccatagtaccctcaaagctcatcactaagctaaggaccctggcttctaaacacctccctctgcaactggatcctgggcttcctgacaggccacccccaggtggtgagggtaggtagcaacacatctgccacactgatcctcaaaattggagctccccaggggtgcgtgctcagtcccttcctgtactccctgttcacccacgactgcatggccaggcacaactccaataccatcattaagtttgctgacgacacaacagtggtaggcctgatcaccgacaacgacgagaccgcctatagggaggaggtcagagacctggccgggtggtgccagaataacaacctatccctcaacgtaaccaagaccaaggagatgattgtggacttcaggaaaaggagcaccgaggacgtccccattctcatcaacagggctgtagtgaagcaggttgagagcttcaaattccttggtgtccacatcaacaacaaactagaatggtccaaacacagcaagacagtcgtgaagagggcacgacaaagcctattcccgctcaggaaactaaaagatttggcatgggtcctgagatcctcaaaaggttctacagctgcaacatcgagagcatcctgactggttgcatcactgcctggtacggcaattgctcggcctccgaccgcaaggcacttcagagggtagtgcgtacgacccagtacatccctggggcaaagctgcctgccatccaggacctttacaccaggcggtgtcagaggaaggccctgaaaattgtcaaagaccccagccatagactgttctctctactaccgcatggcaagcggtgccaagtctaggacaaaaaggcttctcaacagtttttacccccaagccataagactcctgaacaggtaaccaaatgcttacccggactatttgcattgtgtgcctccccccaacccctcttttacgctgctgctactctctgtttatcttatgtgcatagtcactttaactatacattcatgtacatgctacctaaattggcccgaccaaccagtgctcccgcacattgtctaaccgggctatctgcattgtgtcccaccatccgccaacccctctttttatgcttCTGCTagtctctgttcatcatatatgcacagtcactttaaccatacctacatgtacatactacctcaataagcctgactaacaggtgtctgtatatagccttgctactctttttttcaaatgtctttttactgttgttttatttccttacttacctacacacacacacacacactgttgtatttggcgcacttgacaaataaactttgatttgattagggAAGGGCAAGAGTAAGAAATAGATAGAATTAtgtcgttttttgttgttgttgtatctgAGTAATACTGCAGAGCAATTCAATCCAACCTCCAAGAGgtcctcacacagacacacacacagacacacacacacacacacagacacacacacagacacacacacacacacaaacacagacacacacacacacacagacacacacacagacacacacacagacacacacacacacagacacacacacag encodes the following:
- the kif26ba gene encoding kinesin-like protein KIF26B isoform X2, with the translated sequence MTSLSGTKERSVTSRSRKYGITDTSPTKSTSFSPETWYRKAYEESRTGSRPAPEGAGSMPSSTGTPSPGSGTSSPGSFSGSPGTISPGIGTGSPGSLGGSPGFGTGSPGSGSGSSPGSERERGIWCEHCNARLAELKRQALKLLIPGPYSSKDPSFSLLLHDKLQVPNSSGRAWNERDSRCDVCSTHLTQLKQEAVHMVLTMDQWDLSPSSPPTLPSHSGPPQGPTAPWDWAYLPSAAAAYPHPRPNPHHPTMPPTSSTASFSSLSHAASNPSPGATSVGQTSTHTASSVPAPASSSPAPSPVHQGGQPRQGSKPSSLGVGLGVERRNGSPAHSSKATGVPSAQPPNSPGSNGNNAGSGAVLSTAALQAHQYMSRTNGGGVTLYPYQISQMISDGCREGVTEAVLNRYNADRPSSSQAPPTMQVTTAAPTTTSAAASFFARAAQKLNLSSKKKKQRPAPPPVVCDPPLFPTNFSGTLQTAPPPAPPCLLRAASKIKDTPGLGKVKVMVRVCPVMSSDAAESSSFLKVDTRKKQVTIMDPSANQMQGNTLQKRGVNQAPPKMFAFDAAFPHDASQAEVCAGTVAEVIQSVVNGADGCVFCFGHSKLGKSYTMIGGDESMQTLGIIPCAISWLFKLINERKEKTGARFSVRVSAVEVWGKEENLKDLLSEVATGSLQDSQSPGVYLCEDPICGMQLQNQSELRAPTPEKAAFFLDAAIAARYSSRADSDPEEHLNSHMLFTLHIYQYRMEKTGKGGMSGGRSRLHLIDLGSCVKVLGGEKGRESSGSTAAGLCLSLSALGNVILALVNGSKHIPYKDSKLTMLLRESLGNMNCRTTMIAHISSSPSNFSDTLSTLQIASRLLRMKKKKTKQYTSSSSGGESSCEEGRMRRPTHLRPFHSRSSADSNLPLLHLSSDPDDYSSSEQSCDTVIYVGPNGGAISDRELTDNEGPPEFVPIIPALLKSKAESGVLPTTPTLQQQQQQTVLSQPQPQPAPTQTHTQPSALPTQSLISLTQPPLPLLQPLGQPLPPVPEEGAECLKCNTFAELQERLECIDGSEEVAKFPFEEVPVTRGAKSDTLVPPGSETEPTGGVGVEVETSRRMSNDEQLQEIREVVEEAELAQTMIESLSLTGSSSVTGSSGAGHTNTNPLQRAKSTSLHDSRESLSAGSSSDGKPRPLGSPRLGIASLTKTSDYRPPSSPSQRCKVYTQKGVMPGTPPLSCQSLSTADSLAADSGRSSTDSLLQLESLSRTSPMRMSPQVLKRTDSLSASLGSAETLCDDNVPQIPLDVRRDTPVPALAPSPSSTPAPADPRSLGEDELVFTLGCEEGLDVRGLLESGGRPTSIISFTSDCSVTALASGSRPVSIISSISDDLECYGNNTTVIATTTGKVTMKSTSVAGVIAMAEVSMAKLRMEGEAMAVLPSCRSSISSWLSELSAGSDGDQSLHSFGQSYGHGEALAELYPPQVPLSGAEEQDEVSLGSRGRKTPDSDVVLCGDEKGTGKEKSTLTKERLKRLSPSMGKTNITVSNIQTLGASSNFIPFKTNITVHPCVAVKPMVIQEPTILSSPTKTHLLSKDPAKPALAQALVLASMSSDLSFDDPWMKRDGGDVRPKELVCEVKPEKRVVEPPVKTDTAKTQGDRASRVDSGYGGDRCSSSSGETVSSPDSCKRVVDGCEMVLVSPGECLMTPVYSADILRTASLPRGWHRINRHDGLDEDSLRYGANGGGAGGESRGLGVTTSTPCSPRATLDRRGSSGRQGLFSRQKGIPPLPPVRKSSLDQKNRAGGPLSPLHAPIHGLSFLGSTPEDLDGLGGGKQKGSNVESSRLFSAKLEQLANRTNSLGRSHGGHSSLGPHYDCLSLERGESLSSLGWKGAAGGGRGDCNMPHPGRSIRCGSVSSSSPNGNGSGNSPGSAPKSPKSSQSKISAVSKLLMASPKTRSLSASSTKTLSFSTKSLPQSVNRSSSLPPNGKTQPQPQGQTSSQALGQNKEPSSGSWATQSLSRSRGGGLAAKLPLRAANGRISELLQGNGGSRSTSHNRGGGSEAVEERGAGGSGGGAGGGGAQGEERPVMVHTLPSPYSKITAPKRPQRCSSGHASDNSSVLSGELPPAMGKTALFYHSGASSGYESMLRDSEATGSTSSAQDSLSEHSSATSSSRRSLKNNKKRNNNTGTQRRRLIPSLTLDSSSLIRKPAISSSVRWVDGPLSPAPRGTTEPFEIKVYKIDDVERLQRRREKGNKEVVYLSAKLKTLEHRQQRISEVRAKYDWLKKELEQTKQHLMLEPEKWTTEFDLQQTFEVDSLEYLEALEVMTDRLETRVNFCKAHLMMVTCFDVTCCRR